The proteins below come from a single Corvus hawaiiensis isolate bCorHaw1 chromosome 20, bCorHaw1.pri.cur, whole genome shotgun sequence genomic window:
- the TRPV1 gene encoding transient receptor potential cation channel subfamily V member 1 isoform X2 yields MSSILGKMKKFGSFDMEESEVTDEHTEGEDSVQEAPDNPQGPLSTKVQPPKSNIFARRGRFVMGDSDKDMAPMDSFYQMDHLMAPSVIKFHVNMERGKFHKLLSTDSITGCSEKAFKFYDRRRIFDAVAQGNTKDLSDLLLYLNRTFKHLTDEEFKEPETGKTCLLKAMLNLHDGKNDTIPLLLDIARKTGTLKEFVNAEYTDNYYKGQTALHIAIERRNMYLVKLLVQNGADVHARACGEFFRKIKGKSGFYFGELPLSLAACTNQLCIVKFLLENPYQAANITAEDSMGNMVLHTLVEIADNTKDNTKFVTKMYNNILILGAKINPILKLEELTNKKGLTPLTLAAKTGKIGIFAYILRREIKDPECRHLSRKFTEWAYGPVHSSLYDLSCIDTCEKNSVLEILAYSSETPNRHEMLLVEPLNRLLQDKWDRFVKHLFYFNFFVYTMHIIILTAAAYYRPVQKNEKPPFTFGYSTGEYFRVTGEILSVLGGLYFFFRGIQYFVQRRPSLKTLIVDGYSEVLFFVHSLLLLSSVVLYFCGQELYVASMVFSLALGWANMLYYTRGFQQMGIYSVMIAKMILRDLCRFMFVYLVFLLGFSTAVVTLIEDDNEGQDINISDHARCCHVKRGRTSYNSLYYTCLELFKFTIGMGDLEFTENYRFKSVFVILLVLYVILTYILLLNMLIALMGETVNKIAQESKSIWKLQRAITILDIENSYLNCLRRSFRSGKQVLVGITPDGQDDYRWCFSFREALENIGSTFKRWREEERRDSQAARRSQIKTCFGTLF; encoded by the exons ATGTCCTCCATTCTTGGGAAGATGAAGAAGTTTGGCAGTTTTGACATGGAGGAATCTGAAGTGACAGATGAACACACAGAAGGGGAGGACTCTGTCCAGGAAGCCCCTGACAACCCCCAGGGCCCACTCAGCACCAAGGTGCAGCCACCCAAAAGCAACATCTTTGCAAGACGGGGCCGCTTCGTGATGGGAGACAGTGACAAGGACATGGCTCCCATGGACTCCTTCTACCAGATGGATCACCTGATGGCACCTTCTGTCATCAAATTCCATGTGAATATGGAGAGGGGCAAATTTCACAA GCTCCTATCTACAGATTCCATCACAGGCTGCTCagaaaaagctttcaaattTTATGACCGCAGAAGGATCTTTGATGCTGTAGCCCAAGGCAACACAAAGGACCTCAGTGACCTGCTACTCTACCTTAATAGAACCTTCAAGCATCTCACAGATGAGGAGTTCAAAG AGCCTGAAACTGGGAAAACCTGTTTGCTGAAAGCCATGCTGAATCTACACGATGGGAAAAATGATACCATTCCCTTGCTGCTGGATATTGCAAGGAAAACTGGAACTCTGAAAGAGTTTGTTAATGCAGAATATACTGACAACTACTACAAGG GCCAGACTGCTCTTCACATCGCCATCGAGAGGAGGAACATGTACCTGGTGAAGCTCCTGGTCCAGAATGGAGCAGATGTTCATGCCAGAGCCTGTGGGGAGTTCTTCAGGAAAATCAAAGGGAAATCTGGCTTTTATTTTG GGGAGCTGCCTTTGTCCCTGGCTGCCTGCACCAACCAGCTCTGCATTGTGAAATTCCTCCTGGAGAATCCCTACCAGGCAGCCAACATCACTGCTGAGGACTCCATGGGCAACATGGTCCTGCACACACTGGTGGAGATTGCAGATAACACCAAGGATAACACCAAGTTTGTAACCAAGATGTATAATAACATATTGATCCTTGGTGCCAAGATCAATCCCATCCTCAAGCTGGAAGAACTCACCAACAAGAAAGGGCTGACTCCTTTAACTCTGGCAGCCAAAACAGGGAAGATAGGG ATTTTCGCTTACATCCTCAGACGAGAGATCAAAGACCCCGAGTGCAGACACTTGTCCAGGAAGTTCACTGAATGGGCCTATGGACCTGTCCACTCCTCTCTTTATGACCTGTCCTGTATAGACACCTGTGAGAAAAATTCAGTGCTTGAGATCCTTGCCTACAGCAGTGAGACACCA AACCGTCACGAGATGCTGCTGGTGGAGCCTCTTAACAGGCTGCTGCAAGACAAGTGGGACCGGTTTGTCAAGCACTTATTTTACTTCAACTTCTTTGTCTACACCATGCACATCATCATCCTCACTGCAGCTGCTTACTACAGACCTGTACAGAAGAATGAAAAG CCTCCCTTCACCTTTGGTTACAGCACTGGGGAATATTTTCGAGTAACTGGAGAGATCCTGAGTGTACTGGGAGGcctctacttttttttcagaggg ATCCAGTATTTCGTGCAGAGGCGCCCATCCCTCAAGACACTGATAGTTGATGGCTACAGTGAGGTTCTTTT CTTTGtccactccctgctcctcctgagcTCTGTGGTGCTGTACTTCTGTGGCCAGGAGCTGTATGTGGCTTCCATGGTGTTCTCCTTGGCCCTGGGCTGGGCCAACATGCTCTACTACACCCGTGGCTTCCAGCAGATGGGAATTTACTCCGTCATGATTGCCAAG ATGATCCTTAGAGATTTATGTCGCTTCATGTTTGTCTATCTTGTATTCCTCTTGGGATTTTCTACAG CTGTGGTGACTTTAATTGAAGATGACAATGAGGGGCAGGACATAAATATCTCTGACCATGCCCGGTGCTGCCACGTGAAACGAGGCCGCACCTCCTACAACAGCCTCTACTACACCTGCCTGGAGCTCTTCAAGTTCACCATTGGCATGGGGGACCTGGAGTTCACAGAGAACTACAGGTTCAAGTCTGTGTTTGTCATCCTTCTGGTTCTCTATGTCATCCTCACCTACATCCTCCTGCTCAACATGCTCATTGCACTGATGGGGGAGACTGTCAACAAAATTGCACAGGAGAGCAAGAGCATCTGGAAACTCCAG AGAGCCATCACAATCCTGGACATTGAGAACAGCTACTTGAACTGTCTGAGGCGCTCGTTCCGGTCTGGGAAGCAAGTCCTGGTGGGGATCACACCTGATGGCCAAGATGATTACAGATGGTGCTTCAG ttTCAGGGAAGCACTGGAAAACATTGGTTCCACTTTTAAAAGatggagagaagaggagagaagagactCACAAGCTGCCAGAAGAAGTCAAATTAAAACCTGTTTTGGAACCTTATTTTGA
- the TRPV1 gene encoding transient receptor potential cation channel subfamily V member 1 isoform X1 has translation MSSILGKMKKFGSFDMEESEVTDEHTEGEDSVQEAPDNPQGPLSTKVQPPKSNIFARRGRFVMGDSDKDMAPMDSFYQMDHLMAPSVIKFHVNMERGKFHKLLSTDSITGCSEKAFKFYDRRRIFDAVAQGNTKDLSDLLLYLNRTFKHLTDEEFKEPETGKTCLLKAMLNLHDGKNDTIPLLLDIARKTGTLKEFVNAEYTDNYYKGQTALHIAIERRNMYLVKLLVQNGADVHARACGEFFRKIKGKSGFYFGELPLSLAACTNQLCIVKFLLENPYQAANITAEDSMGNMVLHTLVEIADNTKDNTKFVTKMYNNILILGAKINPILKLEELTNKKGLTPLTLAAKTGKIGIFAYILRREIKDPECRHLSRKFTEWAYGPVHSSLYDLSCIDTCEKNSVLEILAYSSETPNRHEMLLVEPLNRLLQDKWDRFVKHLFYFNFFVYTMHIIILTAAAYYRPVQKNEKPPFTFGYSTGEYFRVTGEILSVLGGLYFFFRGIQYFVQRRPSLKTLIVDGYSEVLFFVHSLLLLSSVVLYFCGQELYVASMVFSLALGWANMLYYTRGFQQMGIYSVMIAKMILRDLCRFMFVYLVFLLGFSTAVVTLIEDDNEGQDINISDHARCCHVKRGRTSYNSLYYTCLELFKFTIGMGDLEFTENYRFKSVFVILLVLYVILTYILLLNMLIALMGETVNKIAQESKSIWKLQRAITILDIENSYLNCLRRSFRSGKQVLVGITPDGQDDYRWCFRVDEVNWSTWNTNLGIINEDPGYSGDLRRNPSFSIRPGRVSGKHWKTLVPLLKDGEKRREETHKLPEEVKLKPVLEPYFEPEGSEVLKESIPKSV, from the exons ATGTCCTCCATTCTTGGGAAGATGAAGAAGTTTGGCAGTTTTGACATGGAGGAATCTGAAGTGACAGATGAACACACAGAAGGGGAGGACTCTGTCCAGGAAGCCCCTGACAACCCCCAGGGCCCACTCAGCACCAAGGTGCAGCCACCCAAAAGCAACATCTTTGCAAGACGGGGCCGCTTCGTGATGGGAGACAGTGACAAGGACATGGCTCCCATGGACTCCTTCTACCAGATGGATCACCTGATGGCACCTTCTGTCATCAAATTCCATGTGAATATGGAGAGGGGCAAATTTCACAA GCTCCTATCTACAGATTCCATCACAGGCTGCTCagaaaaagctttcaaattTTATGACCGCAGAAGGATCTTTGATGCTGTAGCCCAAGGCAACACAAAGGACCTCAGTGACCTGCTACTCTACCTTAATAGAACCTTCAAGCATCTCACAGATGAGGAGTTCAAAG AGCCTGAAACTGGGAAAACCTGTTTGCTGAAAGCCATGCTGAATCTACACGATGGGAAAAATGATACCATTCCCTTGCTGCTGGATATTGCAAGGAAAACTGGAACTCTGAAAGAGTTTGTTAATGCAGAATATACTGACAACTACTACAAGG GCCAGACTGCTCTTCACATCGCCATCGAGAGGAGGAACATGTACCTGGTGAAGCTCCTGGTCCAGAATGGAGCAGATGTTCATGCCAGAGCCTGTGGGGAGTTCTTCAGGAAAATCAAAGGGAAATCTGGCTTTTATTTTG GGGAGCTGCCTTTGTCCCTGGCTGCCTGCACCAACCAGCTCTGCATTGTGAAATTCCTCCTGGAGAATCCCTACCAGGCAGCCAACATCACTGCTGAGGACTCCATGGGCAACATGGTCCTGCACACACTGGTGGAGATTGCAGATAACACCAAGGATAACACCAAGTTTGTAACCAAGATGTATAATAACATATTGATCCTTGGTGCCAAGATCAATCCCATCCTCAAGCTGGAAGAACTCACCAACAAGAAAGGGCTGACTCCTTTAACTCTGGCAGCCAAAACAGGGAAGATAGGG ATTTTCGCTTACATCCTCAGACGAGAGATCAAAGACCCCGAGTGCAGACACTTGTCCAGGAAGTTCACTGAATGGGCCTATGGACCTGTCCACTCCTCTCTTTATGACCTGTCCTGTATAGACACCTGTGAGAAAAATTCAGTGCTTGAGATCCTTGCCTACAGCAGTGAGACACCA AACCGTCACGAGATGCTGCTGGTGGAGCCTCTTAACAGGCTGCTGCAAGACAAGTGGGACCGGTTTGTCAAGCACTTATTTTACTTCAACTTCTTTGTCTACACCATGCACATCATCATCCTCACTGCAGCTGCTTACTACAGACCTGTACAGAAGAATGAAAAG CCTCCCTTCACCTTTGGTTACAGCACTGGGGAATATTTTCGAGTAACTGGAGAGATCCTGAGTGTACTGGGAGGcctctacttttttttcagaggg ATCCAGTATTTCGTGCAGAGGCGCCCATCCCTCAAGACACTGATAGTTGATGGCTACAGTGAGGTTCTTTT CTTTGtccactccctgctcctcctgagcTCTGTGGTGCTGTACTTCTGTGGCCAGGAGCTGTATGTGGCTTCCATGGTGTTCTCCTTGGCCCTGGGCTGGGCCAACATGCTCTACTACACCCGTGGCTTCCAGCAGATGGGAATTTACTCCGTCATGATTGCCAAG ATGATCCTTAGAGATTTATGTCGCTTCATGTTTGTCTATCTTGTATTCCTCTTGGGATTTTCTACAG CTGTGGTGACTTTAATTGAAGATGACAATGAGGGGCAGGACATAAATATCTCTGACCATGCCCGGTGCTGCCACGTGAAACGAGGCCGCACCTCCTACAACAGCCTCTACTACACCTGCCTGGAGCTCTTCAAGTTCACCATTGGCATGGGGGACCTGGAGTTCACAGAGAACTACAGGTTCAAGTCTGTGTTTGTCATCCTTCTGGTTCTCTATGTCATCCTCACCTACATCCTCCTGCTCAACATGCTCATTGCACTGATGGGGGAGACTGTCAACAAAATTGCACAGGAGAGCAAGAGCATCTGGAAACTCCAG AGAGCCATCACAATCCTGGACATTGAGAACAGCTACTTGAACTGTCTGAGGCGCTCGTTCCGGTCTGGGAAGCAAGTCCTGGTGGGGATCACACCTGATGGCCAAGATGATTACAGATGGTGCTTCAG GGTTGATGAAGTGAACTGGTCCACGTGGAACACTAACCTGGGCATAATCAATGAAGACCCTGGGTACTCCGGGGACCTCAGACGAAATCCCAGTTTCTCTATTAGGCCTGGCAGAG ttTCAGGGAAGCACTGGAAAACATTGGTTCCACTTTTAAAAGatggagagaagaggagagaagagactCACAAGCTGCCAGAAGAAGTCAAATTAAAACCTGTTTTGGAACCTTATTTTGAGCCAGAAGGTTCTGAGGTGTTGAAAGAGTCAATTCCGAAGTCAGTCTAA